A window from Acidobacteriota bacterium encodes these proteins:
- a CDS encoding DUF2191 domain-containing protein has translation MERTTLTLEPDLARALRQRAHDSTRSFKDVVNETLRAGLSVARQPRRRRYRLKAQHLGGVRPGIDLDKALQLAAALEDAEIARKLELRK, from the coding sequence ATGGAACGGACCACCCTCACCCTTGAGCCCGATCTGGCCCGGGCATTGCGGCAACGGGCGCACGACAGCACCCGCTCGTTCAAGGACGTCGTCAACGAGACCCTTCGCGCCGGGCTGTCCGTCGCTCGACAGCCGCGCCGGCGTCGCTATCGCCTGAAGGCGCAGCACCTCGGAGGTGTACGTCCCGGCATCGACCTCGACAAGGCCCTGCAGCTCGCCGCTGCGCTCGAAGACGCCGAGATCGCCCGAAAGCTGGAGCTGCGCAAGTGA